The genomic segment ATTGATAATTGTCCCTTTGACATAAGGGTTGTTATGCAAAAGAACGCAGACAAGGTATGGGTGTGTACAGGGATTGAATGCAGAGTTTCAAAAAGAGGCAGCCATATAACCAACATATCTAGAGGAGGCTACGCATTACCTCTTGATAATGCGATTGAATTATCCTTCGGAGAATGCAGCAAAGTTTTTTCACAGGGAATTATAAATTTTTGTCGCAAGTTTTGCAAATATATGGATAAAACCGGAGAGCATTTCTCTGAGTTCGGAATTGATGTAGCACTAGATAGGGAGCAAAACCTCTGGTTAATTGAGGCTAATGTATTTCCCAGCTTTAAAGGCTTTAAGAAAATGGATATGGAAACTTATAACAATATACGGTATACACCATTTTTATACGCATTGTCTCTTACCAGGTTTGTCGATGTTGATGAATTTGCGGAATTTCAGCACATCCACCGGTATTGACAGGAACCACAGAAATATGCTAAAAAACTACAGTAGTTCTAGAAAGTATACAATAAAAAATAGACATAATTTCCATAAGGTGTAATAATTATATGTTATTTTCTCTTTTATTAGCATAAAATTAATGATACAATTACCATTGGAGTAGATTGTTACAAATTTCATGGAAGCATAAACGGGTGAAATAATGAGCTTGGATATATTAAAGGAACAGATAAAGTCAAACAAGATAAAAAATCTATACCTTTTTTATGGTCATGAGGAATATTTAAAGAGAATATATCTTGAGTCAATGGAATCCAAAATTATTGGAGGAAGTATGAAAGCCATGAATAAGGTTGTCCTGGAGGGAAAAGTAGATATAAGAAAGCTGGCGGACAATTGTGAGACGGTTCCGCTATTTTCTGAAAGGAAACTGGTTTTAGTAAAGAATTCAGGGATGTTTAAAGCATCAAAAAAGACAGACAGTGAAAAAGCAGAAGGAAAGAAGGATGGTCTATCAGAACTGATTTTAAGCTTGCCTTCATACACATGTCTTATTTTTGTAGAAGAAGAGATTGATAAAAGATTAAAGGTGATTGATATTGTCAAAAAAAACGGACTGATTGTTGAGTTTCCGTTTCAAAAGCCGCAGGAACTGGTAAAATGGGTTATAAAACTGTTAAGGAATAAAAACAAAGTTATTAGTCAGGAACTTGCTTCGATGGTTGTTAACAACTGTGATCAGGGCATGGTAGAAATTCATAATGAGGTGGAGAAGTTAATTCTTTACTTAGGTGAAAGGGGTACTGTTTCAATAGAAGATATAGAAAAGGTATGCACAAAGTCCATAAAAAGCAGGATTTTTGATTTGACAGATGCTATTGCTGCAAAGAATAGGACAAGAGCCTTTGTCATTCTTGAGGAAATGGCAGTTTTAAAGGAGCCTATGCCCAAAATCCTCTACATGATAGCCAGACAGTTTAATCAGTTATTATCAATAAAGCTTTTGCATAAGTCTGGTGCAGATATCAATGAGGCAGCAGCAAAAATAGGCGTATCTCCGTATATTGCAAGCAAAATAATGAAACAATCAAAAGAATTTGAGTTGGAACTGTTAAAAAGGGTTGTAGAGGAAAGCCTTGAATTGGACGTTGCCGTAAAGACTGGGAGAGTTAATGACAGAGTGGCTATTGAAATGCTTTTAGCAGATATAAATTAATATAATTTAAAGCGGAACTATTCGTTATTTTATTTAGTTTTCCTTAATTTGGAGGGGATATAATTTGGAGGTTGTTTTACAAAATGCACTGCAGTTTGTATTTTTTGTTATACAGGGCTTTTTGATGTTGAATGTGTTTGATAAAACTGTCAATTTTAAAAAATTAATTACTTTTTCGTTGGTAAATACCATTGTACAGGCCTTTCTAATGGCTATAATAGTTAGATTTAACCCTAATATAAATCTTTTTGTGTATATAATTGTTATGGTTTTAACCATAAAGTTTATTTTATCATTTAGGGTTTTGTATGCCTTATTTGCTACGTCGGTGCTGATTGTCATAAGTGCACTTTTTGAGTACATGGGAACTGCAATTGTTGCTATATCTGTTGACAATAGGTTTGATGTAAACACATGGGCAAATACATACCCCAACATTCTGATTATGAGAATAATCGGGATAGTACTTTATCTTGCATTGACCATTGCTGTATATTACATGAAACTCAAGATCAATATTCCTGAGGATATCAACAGGAAAAGGTCTTACAGCATACTGGCCAATTCAATAATAAGTGCGATTTTGATAATTCCTAATATTATGTATTACTTAAATAATTCAAAAAATATAAATTTGAACATGGTATGTTTCAACATATTTGCTGTGTTTATACTTTTATTAATGAGCTTCTATAACTCCATTAAATCTACCGAGCTTGAGGTCAAGAGCAGGGAAGTGGAGTTCCAGAAGGGTTACATAAAAACGCTGGATGAGATTATCGACGGGTTAAGAGGGTTTAAACACGATTTTA from the Pseudobacteroides sp. genome contains:
- a CDS encoding sensor histidine kinase; translation: MEVVLQNALQFVFFVIQGFLMLNVFDKTVNFKKLITFSLVNTIVQAFLMAIIVRFNPNINLFVYIIVMVLTIKFILSFRVLYALFATSVLIVISALFEYMGTAIVAISVDNRFDVNTWANTYPNILIMRIIGIVLYLALTIAVYYMKLKINIPEDINRKRSYSILANSIISAILIIPNIMYYLNNSKNINLNMVCFNIFAVFILLLMSFYNSIKSTELEVKSREVEFQKGYIKTLDEIIDGLRGFKHDFNNNVQAIGGYITLNDIEGLKKYYLQLQSDTRRINNTLPLSKYVKNNPALYGLLLSKLSYAELKDIQFIINIMDEYSIERIKIYDLCKVMGILLDNALEAAVESAKKYVELSIAKNSQNAIIIEIINSYAGSPNKEKIFENGYTTKAGHSGFGLWEVKKIISKYQNCSLTTSVTESLFTQRIEIL
- the holA gene encoding DNA polymerase III subunit delta, whose translation is MSLDILKEQIKSNKIKNLYLFYGHEEYLKRIYLESMESKIIGGSMKAMNKVVLEGKVDIRKLADNCETVPLFSERKLVLVKNSGMFKASKKTDSEKAEGKKDGLSELILSLPSYTCLIFVEEEIDKRLKVIDIVKKNGLIVEFPFQKPQELVKWVIKLLRNKNKVISQELASMVVNNCDQGMVEIHNEVEKLILYLGERGTVSIEDIEKVCTKSIKSRIFDLTDAIAAKNRTRAFVILEEMAVLKEPMPKILYMIARQFNQLLSIKLLHKSGADINEAAAKIGVSPYIASKIMKQSKEFELELLKRVVEESLELDVAVKTGRVNDRVAIEMLLADIN